One part of the Thiohalorhabdus denitrificans genome encodes these proteins:
- the rpsL gene encoding 30S ribosomal protein S12 — MPTINQLVRKRRKKVEEKSNTPALDSCPQRRGVCTRVYTATPKKPNSALRKVARVRLTNGKEVSTYIPGEGHNLQEHSVVLVRGGRVKDLPGVRYHVVRGALDTAGVSDRRQARSKYGARRPK, encoded by the coding sequence ATGCCGACCATCAACCAGTTGGTGCGCAAGCGGCGCAAGAAGGTCGAAGAGAAGAGCAATACCCCCGCGCTGGACTCCTGTCCGCAGCGCCGTGGCGTATGCACCCGGGTTTACACCGCAACGCCCAAGAAGCCGAACTCGGCGCTGCGCAAGGTGGCGCGCGTGCGGCTCACCAACGGCAAAGAGGTGAGTACGTACATCCCTGGTGAGGGGCACAACCTCCAGGAGCACTCCGTTGTCCTGGTGCGCGGTGGCCGGGTGAAGGACCTTCCGGGTGTGCGCTATCACGTGGTCCGCGGTGCCCTGGATACCGCCGGGGTGAGCGACCGCCGGCAGGCACGCTCGAAATACGGCGCCCGGCGCCCGAAGTAG
- the rpsG gene encoding 30S ribosomal protein S7 produces MPRRREVPKREVLPDPKYGSKTAAKFINHLMRDGKKNTAERTLYRAFDQIRDSKGEDPVEVFETALENIRPVVEVKSRRVGGATYQVPVEVRAQRRTALAMRWLVQYARQRQEKSMPQRLASEVMEAADGRGGAVRKREETHKMAEANKAFAHYRW; encoded by the coding sequence ATGCCCAGGAGACGTGAGGTACCGAAGCGCGAGGTGCTGCCGGATCCGAAGTACGGATCGAAAACGGCGGCCAAGTTCATTAACCACCTCATGCGCGACGGGAAGAAAAACACCGCCGAGCGAACCCTCTACCGCGCGTTCGATCAGATCCGCGATTCCAAGGGTGAGGACCCTGTGGAGGTGTTCGAGACGGCGCTGGAGAACATCCGTCCCGTGGTGGAGGTCAAGAGCCGCCGCGTGGGCGGGGCCACCTACCAGGTCCCTGTGGAAGTGCGCGCCCAGCGGCGCACGGCGCTCGCCATGCGCTGGCTCGTGCAGTACGCGCGGCAGCGCCAGGAGAAGAGCATGCCGCAGCGCCTGGCCAGCGAGGTGATGGAGGCCGCCGACGGCCGTGGCGGCGCCGTGCGCAAGCGCGAGGAGACGCACAAGATGGCCGAGGCCAACAAGGCCTTCGCCCACTACCGCTGGTAA
- the fusA gene encoding elongation factor G yields MARKTPLERYRNIGIMAHIDAGKTTATERILFYTGISHKMGETHDGASVMDWMEQEQERGITITSAATTCFWRGMEQQFPEHRINIIDTPGHVDFTIEVERSLRVLDGAIAVFCAVGGVEPQSETVWRQADKYEVPRMAFVNKMDRMGADFYNVVDEMKSQLGARPVAVTLPIGAGEEFEGVVDLLRMKAIHWDMETMGANFTESEIPADLQELAQEYRETLVEAAAEGDEELMEKYLEEGELSDEEVLKGLRMATLAQQIVPVYCGTAFKNKGVQSLLDGVIEFMPSPSDIPAIKGDDPDSGEELERHPDDEEPFSALAFKVATDPYAGQLTFMRCYSGSLSSGANLFNPLKNKKERIGRLLHMHSNERKEVTEVHAGDIFAAVGLKNTGTGETLCDPKNQIILERMEFPDPVISVAIEPKSKADQEKLGTALGKLAQEDPSFQVRTDEESGQTVISGMGELHLEVIVDRLKREFNVEANVGQPQVAYRETIRKPVEQEGKFIRQSGGRGQYGHVFLNIEPNEQGAGYEFVDKIVGGVVPKEYIPAVNQGAREALDNGILAGYPMVDVKVTLFDGTFHEVDSSEAAFKIAGSQALQEGARKADPVLLEPMMEVEVVTPEEFMGDVIGDLNSRRGHVGSMEDSKAGKVVSAEVPLAEMFGYATTLRSLTQGRATYTMQPSSYAEVPQSVAKEIIAKAHG; encoded by the coding sequence GTGGCTAGGAAGACCCCCCTGGAGCGGTATCGCAACATCGGCATCATGGCCCACATCGATGCCGGTAAGACGACCGCTACCGAACGAATCCTGTTTTACACCGGCATCTCCCACAAGATGGGGGAGACGCACGACGGTGCGTCGGTGATGGATTGGATGGAGCAGGAGCAGGAGCGCGGCATTACCATCACCTCCGCCGCCACTACCTGCTTCTGGCGCGGGATGGAGCAGCAGTTTCCCGAGCACCGCATCAACATCATCGACACCCCTGGCCACGTGGACTTCACCATTGAGGTGGAGCGCTCCCTCCGGGTGCTGGACGGCGCCATCGCCGTCTTCTGTGCCGTGGGCGGGGTGGAGCCGCAGTCCGAAACGGTCTGGCGCCAGGCCGACAAGTATGAAGTTCCGCGCATGGCGTTCGTCAACAAGATGGACCGTATGGGCGCGGACTTCTACAACGTCGTCGATGAGATGAAGAGTCAGCTTGGCGCCCGCCCCGTCGCGGTGACCCTCCCCATAGGCGCTGGGGAGGAGTTCGAGGGCGTGGTGGACCTCCTGCGGATGAAGGCCATCCATTGGGACATGGAGACCATGGGGGCCAACTTCACCGAATCCGAGATCCCCGCTGATCTCCAGGAGCTCGCCCAGGAGTATCGCGAGACGCTGGTGGAGGCCGCCGCAGAGGGCGACGAAGAGCTGATGGAGAAGTACCTCGAGGAGGGCGAGCTCTCCGACGAAGAGGTGCTTAAAGGTCTGCGCATGGCCACCCTGGCCCAGCAGATCGTCCCCGTCTACTGCGGCACCGCCTTCAAGAACAAGGGCGTCCAGTCGCTACTCGACGGCGTGATCGAGTTCATGCCCAGCCCGAGCGATATCCCCGCCATCAAGGGTGACGATCCCGACTCCGGCGAGGAGTTGGAGCGCCACCCCGACGACGAGGAGCCCTTCTCGGCCCTCGCCTTCAAGGTGGCCACCGACCCCTACGCCGGCCAGCTGACTTTCATGCGCTGCTATTCGGGGAGCCTTTCCTCCGGTGCCAACCTCTTCAACCCGCTTAAGAACAAGAAGGAGCGCATCGGCCGCCTGCTGCACATGCACTCCAACGAGCGGAAAGAGGTTACCGAGGTGCACGCCGGCGACATCTTCGCCGCCGTGGGGCTCAAGAACACCGGGACCGGCGAGACCCTGTGCGACCCCAAGAATCAGATCATCCTGGAGCGGATGGAATTCCCCGACCCGGTGATCTCCGTGGCCATCGAGCCCAAGTCCAAGGCCGACCAGGAGAAGCTTGGTACGGCGCTCGGTAAGCTGGCCCAGGAGGACCCCTCCTTCCAGGTGCGCACGGACGAGGAGAGCGGTCAGACCGTGATCTCCGGCATGGGGGAGCTGCACCTGGAGGTGATCGTTGACCGCCTCAAGCGCGAGTTCAACGTGGAGGCCAACGTCGGCCAGCCCCAGGTTGCCTATCGGGAGACCATCCGCAAGCCGGTGGAGCAGGAAGGGAAATTCATCCGCCAGTCCGGCGGTCGCGGCCAGTACGGTCACGTTTTCCTCAACATCGAGCCCAACGAGCAGGGTGCGGGCTACGAGTTTGTCGACAAGATCGTCGGCGGCGTGGTGCCCAAGGAGTACATCCCCGCGGTGAATCAGGGTGCGCGCGAGGCCCTGGATAACGGCATCCTGGCGGGCTACCCCATGGTGGACGTCAAGGTGACCCTGTTCGACGGCACCTTCCACGAAGTGGACTCCAGCGAGGCGGCCTTCAAGATCGCCGGCTCGCAGGCTTTGCAGGAGGGCGCCCGAAAGGCCGACCCGGTGCTGCTCGAGCCCATGATGGAAGTCGAGGTGGTTACGCCCGAGGAGTTCATGGGCGATGTCATCGGCGACCTCAACAGCCGGCGCGGCCATGTGGGCTCCATGGAGGACAGCAAAGCCGGCAAGGTGGTCAGCGCCGAGGTGCCGCTCGCCGAGATGTTCGGCTACGCCACCACCCTGCGGTCGCTGACCCAGGGCCGCGCCACCTACACGATGCAGCCGAGCAGCTACGCGGAAGTGCCGCAGAGCGTTGCCAAAGAGATCATCGCCAAGGCCCACGGCTAG
- the tuf gene encoding elongation factor Tu produces the protein MSKEKFERTKPHVNVGTIGHVDHGKTTLTAAMTKVLSSEYGGESREFTDIDNAPEERERGITIATAHVEYETSNRHYAHVDCPGHADYVKNMITGAAQMDGAILVVSAADGPMPQTREHILLARQVGVPQIVVFLNKADMVDDEELLELVEMEVRELLDEYDFAGDDTPVVVGSALKALEGDTGEHGEEAINKLATAMDEYIPTPERPVDQDFLMPIEDVFSISGRGTVVTGRVERGKIHTGDEVEIVGLKDTAKTTVTGVEMFRKLLDEGEAGDNVGCLLRGIKREDVERGQVLAKPGSITPHTRFKAEVYVLKKEEGGRHTPFFAGYRPQFYFRTTDVTGTCTLPEGTEMVMPGDNVTMEVNLIAPIAMEDGLRFAIREGGRTVGAGVVAEILE, from the coding sequence ATGTCCAAGGAGAAGTTTGAGCGCACCAAGCCGCACGTGAACGTGGGCACCATTGGTCACGTGGACCACGGGAAGACCACCCTGACGGCGGCCATGACCAAGGTTTTGTCCTCGGAGTACGGCGGCGAGAGCCGTGAGTTCACGGACATCGACAACGCCCCCGAGGAGCGTGAGCGGGGCATCACCATCGCCACGGCGCACGTGGAGTACGAGACCTCCAACCGCCACTACGCGCACGTGGACTGCCCCGGGCACGCCGACTACGTGAAGAACATGATCACCGGCGCGGCGCAGATGGACGGCGCCATCCTGGTGGTCTCCGCGGCCGACGGCCCGATGCCGCAGACCCGGGAGCACATCCTGCTGGCCCGCCAGGTGGGCGTGCCGCAGATCGTGGTGTTCCTGAACAAGGCCGACATGGTGGACGACGAGGAGCTGCTCGAGCTCGTCGAGATGGAAGTCCGCGAGCTGCTCGACGAGTACGACTTCGCCGGCGACGATACGCCGGTGGTCGTGGGCTCCGCCCTGAAGGCCCTGGAAGGGGACACCGGGGAGCACGGCGAGGAGGCCATCAACAAGCTGGCCACCGCCATGGACGAATACATCCCCACCCCGGAACGCCCGGTGGACCAGGACTTCCTGATGCCCATCGAGGACGTGTTCTCCATCTCCGGCCGCGGCACCGTGGTGACCGGCCGTGTGGAGCGGGGCAAGATCCACACCGGGGACGAGGTGGAGATCGTCGGCCTCAAGGACACCGCCAAGACCACCGTCACCGGCGTCGAGATGTTCCGCAAGCTGCTCGACGAAGGCGAGGCGGGTGACAACGTGGGCTGCCTGCTGCGGGGCATCAAGCGCGAGGACGTGGAGCGCGGCCAGGTGCTGGCCAAGCCCGGCTCCATCACCCCGCACACCCGTTTCAAGGCCGAGGTCTACGTCCTGAAGAAGGAAGAGGGCGGCCGCCACACGCCGTTCTTTGCGGGCTACCGGCCGCAGTTCTACTTCCGGACCACGGACGTTACCGGCACCTGCACCCTGCCCGAGGGCACGGAGATGGTGATGCCGGGCGACAACGTGACCATGGAAGTCAACCTGATCGCTCCCATCGCCATGGAGGACGGCCTGCGCTTCGCCATCCGCGAGGGCGGTCGCACCGTGGGCGCCGGCGTGGTCGCCGAAATCCTGGAGTAA
- the rpsJ gene encoding 30S ribosomal protein S10: MAVVKQQKIRIRLKAYDHKLLDHSAAEIVNTAKRTGARVQGPVPLPTRVEKFTVLRSPHVDKRGMDQFECRTHKRLLDIVDPTDQTVDALMKLDLAAGVDVQIKL; encoded by the coding sequence ATGGCCGTCGTAAAACAGCAAAAGATTCGCATCCGCCTCAAGGCCTACGATCACAAGCTTCTGGACCATTCGGCGGCGGAAATCGTCAATACGGCCAAGCGTACCGGGGCCCGTGTGCAAGGCCCCGTTCCGCTTCCTACGCGGGTGGAGAAGTTCACCGTCCTGCGGTCCCCTCACGTGGATAAGCGCGGCATGGACCAGTTCGAGTGCCGCACCCACAAGCGGCTGCTGGACATCGTGGACCCCACCGACCAGACGGTGGACGCCCTGATGAAGCTGGACCTGGCGGCCGGCGTCGACGTACAGATCAAGCTCTAG
- the rplC gene encoding 50S ribosomal protein L3 yields the protein MAIGVIGKKIGMSRVFTETGESVPVTVIEVTPNRVTQVKEPGRDGYAAVQVAAGERKPHRTPKPLAGHAAKAGVAPGRITREFRPAEGEELPETGGTLELDRFESGQRVDISGITKGRGYAGTMKRWNFGGGPATHGAHKIHRKAGSIGQMQDPGRVFKGKKMAGQMGGRKTTQQNLEVVRVDTERNVLLVRGAIPGAKDSDVLVRPSVKA from the coding sequence ATGGCTATCGGTGTAATCGGAAAAAAGATCGGGATGTCCCGTGTGTTCACCGAGACCGGGGAAAGCGTTCCCGTGACGGTGATCGAGGTGACCCCCAACCGCGTCACCCAGGTAAAGGAACCCGGACGGGACGGCTACGCGGCGGTACAAGTGGCCGCCGGGGAGCGGAAACCCCATCGGACGCCCAAGCCCCTCGCCGGCCACGCGGCCAAGGCCGGGGTCGCTCCAGGCCGAATCACCCGGGAGTTCCGTCCCGCCGAGGGCGAGGAGCTTCCCGAGACCGGTGGGACCCTGGAGCTGGACCGGTTCGAGTCGGGTCAGCGCGTGGACATTAGCGGCATTACCAAAGGCCGAGGCTACGCGGGGACGATGAAGCGGTGGAACTTCGGCGGAGGTCCCGCTACCCACGGTGCCCACAAGATCCACCGCAAGGCCGGCTCGATCGGGCAGATGCAGGACCCCGGTCGGGTGTTCAAGGGCAAGAAGATGGCCGGGCAGATGGGCGGACGCAAGACCACCCAGCAGAATCTGGAAGTGGTCCGGGTGGACACGGAGCGCAACGTCCTGCTGGTGCGGGGCGCGATACCCGGCGCGAAGGACTCCGACGTCCTCGTCCGCCCCTCCGTAAAGGCGTAA
- the rplD gene encoding 50S ribosomal protein L4, giving the protein MQIPVKTPTNEDKGTAQLADEVFGVPFREGLVHQVVQATLAGQRTGNHDTKTRGEVAGGGRKPWRQKGTGRARAGTIRSPLWRGGGTVFGPTPRSYAQKVNKKMRQGALRSMLSELARREELLVVEDLGVKEGKTRELASTLKALEAEDALVITPSGDEAVARAGGNLPRVAVMPSNQVGALALVSHAKVVTTESALRELEERLS; this is encoded by the coding sequence ATGCAGATCCCAGTAAAGACCCCTACGAACGAGGATAAGGGCACGGCCCAACTGGCCGACGAGGTCTTCGGCGTCCCCTTCCGCGAGGGGCTGGTCCATCAGGTGGTTCAGGCCACCCTGGCCGGACAGCGGACCGGGAACCACGATACCAAGACCCGTGGCGAGGTGGCCGGCGGGGGGCGCAAGCCCTGGCGCCAGAAGGGTACCGGGCGCGCCCGGGCCGGTACCATCCGCAGCCCGCTGTGGCGTGGCGGCGGCACGGTTTTTGGCCCGACGCCGCGCTCCTACGCCCAGAAGGTGAACAAGAAGATGCGGCAAGGGGCGCTCCGTTCGATGCTCTCCGAGCTCGCACGGCGGGAGGAGCTGCTCGTGGTGGAGGACCTCGGGGTGAAGGAAGGAAAGACCCGGGAGCTGGCCAGCACCCTCAAGGCACTTGAGGCCGAGGATGCCCTCGTCATCACCCCCTCGGGCGATGAGGCCGTTGCCCGCGCCGGCGGCAACCTGCCGCGGGTGGCCGTGATGCCGAGCAACCAAGTCGGGGCCCTCGCCCTGGTGTCGCACGCCAAGGTGGTGACCACCGAGAGTGCCCTGCGCGAGCTGGAGGAACGCCTCTCATGA
- the rplW gene encoding 50S ribosomal protein L23 — MNHERLTQVLRAPIVTEKSTRLRAEGNQIAFVVAPDATKREIKKAVEDRFGVDVEKVQTANVKGKPKRFGRIQGRRKDWKKAYVRLSEGQDIDFFGAE, encoded by the coding sequence ATGAACCACGAACGGCTGACCCAGGTGCTGCGTGCGCCCATCGTCACCGAGAAATCCACGCGGCTCCGCGCCGAGGGCAACCAGATTGCCTTCGTGGTGGCCCCCGATGCCACCAAGCGGGAGATCAAGAAGGCCGTGGAGGATCGCTTCGGGGTCGATGTGGAGAAAGTCCAGACCGCCAACGTGAAGGGCAAGCCCAAGCGTTTCGGTCGCATCCAAGGGCGCCGGAAGGATTGGAAGAAGGCCTACGTCCGCCTCAGCGAGGGGCAGGACATCGACTTCTTCGGCGCGGAATAA
- the rplB gene encoding 50S ribosomal protein L2, whose product MPTKKRKPTSPGSRYRITVLQPELHKGEPEKSLIVKKTRTDGRNDGGRISVRRRGGAHKRRLRIVDFKRDKDGIPGRIERLEYDPNRSAHLALVVYGDGEKRYIIAPRNIKVGDQIQSGEEAPIRPANCLPIRNIPTGTVIHNVELKPGKGGQIARSAGASAQLLAREGREAQIRMASGEVRRVSVDCRAVIGEVGNSDHANQVLGKAGASRWRGHRPKVRGVSMNPVDHPHGGGEGHTKGGRHPVTPWGQPTKGHRTRNNKRTEKLIVRRRKKK is encoded by the coding sequence ATGCCGACCAAGAAACGCAAACCCACCTCTCCCGGGAGCCGTTACCGGATCACGGTGCTGCAGCCGGAGCTCCACAAGGGAGAGCCGGAAAAGAGCCTCATCGTCAAGAAGACCCGGACCGACGGCCGCAACGACGGCGGACGGATCTCGGTGCGGCGGCGGGGCGGAGCGCATAAGCGGCGCCTGCGCATCGTCGATTTCAAGCGGGACAAGGACGGCATTCCGGGGCGGATTGAGCGCCTGGAATACGATCCCAACCGCAGCGCTCATTTGGCACTGGTGGTGTACGGCGACGGCGAAAAGCGTTATATTATTGCGCCTCGCAACATCAAGGTGGGCGACCAGATCCAGTCTGGCGAGGAAGCGCCCATCCGCCCGGCCAATTGCTTACCGATCCGGAACATCCCTACCGGGACGGTAATCCATAACGTCGAGCTCAAGCCCGGTAAGGGCGGCCAGATTGCCCGCTCCGCCGGAGCCAGCGCCCAGCTGCTCGCCCGCGAGGGCCGGGAGGCCCAGATTCGCATGGCCTCCGGCGAGGTCCGCCGCGTGAGCGTTGACTGTCGTGCGGTAATCGGCGAGGTGGGCAATTCGGACCACGCCAACCAGGTGCTTGGCAAGGCGGGCGCAAGCCGTTGGCGGGGTCACCGGCCCAAGGTGCGGGGCGTTTCCATGAACCCGGTCGACCACCCCCATGGTGGCGGCGAGGGGCACACCAAGGGCGGTCGTCACCCGGTGACCCCCTGGGGGCAGCCCACCAAGGGCCACCGTACCCGCAACAACAAGCGCACGGAAAAGCTGATCGTCCGTCGCCGAAAGAAGAAGTAG